The Electrophorus electricus isolate fEleEle1 chromosome 24, fEleEle1.pri, whole genome shotgun sequence DNA window GACCTGCTGCCGTGTGCCGCTGTCCTGCTTTAAGAAGTAAAAGTGAAACAGACGTGACCGAATAACCCGGCACGTCCTCGGCGCCTCCCTGCGGACGCGAGCCGCAGACGCACCTGTCGTTGTGAGTGAGCGTTAGTGTAACCGTAGAGACGGTAGCGCCGCACCTGGCGTTGTGAATGAGCGTTAGTGTAAACGTAGAGACGGAGCTGACTGGAGTAAACCAAGCGCAGGTGCCGCAAGCACCGGTGCGATTTCATCATATGTGCCGCTGACGCGAACACAGTGTGCGTCAGCGCCGCCATTGCGCCGAGAGCCCCCCGACGGTGGACATATGTGAGGATACGGCGCTTTACTGCACGACAGACGCATCCAGAGGACATGACACCGCCGCCGCTCGGCGGAACGGGAATTCCAGCGAGGCTACGCGATAAGAGCTTGAACGCAAGATAATAAAAGACGGGGAATAAAAGCACTCGCGCGTAGACGTGCGCGTTTGTCTAGGATTCGGGGGATCATGTCGGTCGCGTTTTCGTCCACGCGTCCGAGGGGAAAGGGAGAAGTGACCCAGCAGACGATTCAAAAGGTAACCGAGCCGTCGCGCGATGTGCGGAGCGGAGCGTGCCGACGGCTGCAGGCGCGCGGCGGTCCGCGAGCTCGGCTGTATGCGTTAGTGTTTTACTGCAGTCTGCATCGCGCTGGGTTTGTCTTTGTTGCTTTTATAATGACCTGTGTGTTCACTCACAGCCTTCGCATTTATAATTGTTAAGTATATAACGGAACGGTGCTCAAATGCTTGTCTTTTGTCACGTAACACAATACACGCTAATATAATCAGCCCGCTGGTGGCATTTGCTGGAAGAATCGCCCAGTTCTTGAGAGGAAGAGCCGTGGGAATATTAACGAGCAACACGGGGACTGCAGGCACGTCTGCGTGAAGGGATAAAGTGCGCGAGCGTTATCTTTGCGACGTCAGATGCCTCGCTTAAGCGTTTCTCTATGAGGAAAGTGGCACGAGCGCAATGACGCACACGCTAAAGACGAAGAAGGCGCGCGCTCCTCGCAGAGAAGAAAAGCGCGCAGCCTCGCGCTCAGGGTTTCGGCACGACACCGGCCTGGAGCGAGGTGTCGCGCTCACCTGCACGTCCACTGTTCAAGAGCCGTTTACTAGTgccatttgttttgttctgtcacACTAGATGCTGGACGAAAACCATCATCTGATACAGTGCATTATGGACTATCAGAGCAAAGGGAAAACTGCAGAATGCACACAGTACGTGTCGTTTTTGTTAAAGCCCGTATTATTACTATATCTAAAACTTGAACTGAAGAAAGagtgcattttcttttgtttgtttaggtaTCAGCAGATATTACACAGAAATCTGGTCTACCTGGCTACAATAGCTGACACCAACCAGAACATGCAGTCGCTGTTACCTGCAGTATGCTTaagttctttctttcttagcACATATTTAAAGCAGCATGTTAGCTGTATCCCAGGTAAAGTAAACTCAGAatattctctccctctgtgtcactTAGCCCCCAAACCCCAGTATGAGTCTGGGACCAGGTGGTCTAGGTAGCAGTCCTGTTGGCCAGTCTCTGCACTCCCAGACTAACCTGAACGACAGTGCGAGCCCAGGCATGCCTCCGACGTCACTAATGCAGACGCAGCTTAGCAATGGTGAGCCCCTCCGGAGCTGGCccccacctgtctgtctgcctcagCTGTCTAACTGCATGacattttcctctctgctcactTACCCATATGCCCCTctgacctctccctctctctctctctctctctctccctctctctctctctctctctccctctctctccctctctctctctctccctctctctctctctctctctctccctctctctccctctccctctctccctctccctctctctctctctctctctctccctctccctctctctctctctctctctctccctctccctctctctccctctctctctctctctctccctctctctctctctctccctctccctctctctccctctctctctccctctctccctctcactctctctccctctctctctctcacacccgcacacgctgtttctgtctttttccatCTCGTCGTTCCCTGTTCCTCAATGCTAAACGTTCCCACCCATTTCTTGCCTTTCGTGGTCTACCGATGAACTGAATGTGTGACGTGTGCGCGCCCAGCGCCCGACCCTGACTGCACGTCTGcctgactgtgagtgtgtgtcgtTAGGCCCGGGCCAAGCCCccacacagcagcagtgtggacCAGCgccaggctccgccccctccatGAGCCTGCCCTCCAGTGGCCCTGGGTACAACCACCCAGTGCCCAACTCTCAGGGCACACCTCTCCAGGGCCAGGGGGGCTACCCGCCCGCGGCCGCGCGCGCCAACCTCAACATGCAGCCCGGCCAAGGTGAGCCCGCGAAGCGCTCGCCCGCCGGGGACCGGACGAgatgggagagaggagggtgatgttttctttctttggttttTATGAGTAAGTTTGTAAAAGATACAGGGATAATTGTGCAAGCGATCAGGAGCGATCGGAAGCGTCCTCCCACGTGGAAGTGAAACAGCGGCGTGTTTGGTGCCTGATCTCTTTAACAACAGGCACCGCAGTACTGTAGCGATACAGCATAGTTCTCTGAGGGCAGGACCATCCCCTGACATTAGCCTAGCCAGTAGGGGCATGATGCACCTTTCTCGCTGTTCCGTTAGAGTTGCTTGGGtaagagacagaagacaaacaCATTCAGTTCATCACTGGGACTTCGTCCCTTCCACCGCTGTTCAGTTATTTATCCTCCTCCGCTAACAGGCTgccctgacctttgacctcgcCGCTGACACGCCCCCCTTTTGTCTCCTCAATCCCACAATTCCCCTCCaggttttgggtttgtttcGGTTTTCCCTCAGCAGTCCACCCCCCCTTCTGACAGCTCCTCTCTTCCCACTTTCACGATCTCTCTCGACTGGAATAATTTCCTCTCCCCCTGCGTGCTGGTGcaggtggtgtttgtgtgcctgtcgtgttgtaatgtgtgtaatgtttcCTGTGTCCCCAACATTCCTCGCAGTCCCTTTGATGCATCAGCAAGGTGTGGGGGCCCATTATGCCTCCTCCCAGACCGGGGCACCGCATTACCCGGGCCAGCAGGCAGTGGGAATGATGGGTCAGGGTAACCAAGGCAACAACATGATGCCCCAGAGACCCATAGGAAGCTACCGCCCTACACAGCAAGGTAAGTGATGGATCGCACCCGGTGCTGCTGCATGGTTTTTGAACTGACATCACATTGCTGGCGTACGTCACACGCTGTGATTAAAATAACTCTTCCGTGTAGGACACACTCATGTCTCCTCGCTGTGAAAGTCGCCTGTCATTTCGATCTCTCTGGGTGCATTTCAaaatgctaaatgctgtaaagaaATGTTGGAATCACACCACTCTTCTGCTCATACAACGTAGCCTTTATGTGCAAAGTCTGTTCCACCAATATAAATCCCACAAATGACCAAGTTAATTCGCCAGAAAAAGAGAAACGACAAAGGAAAATCGATCCATCCTTAAAGATGGTGGAGTGCGGCTGGTTTCTGGGTCATGGATCGGAGCAGGTAGGACACCGGAATCGAGGATGCGGCTATTGGAGATATGGGATCCACCCTCACGGTCCTCTGTGGATCGGCCAAACGATCACGTGACCGTCTGGTAGCTTGAAGGAGAAGGGCGGAGAAACTCATCACGCCTGTCACTTCTCGATGCGGATGCCATAAATCTCTGCTCTCGTGCTGTGTCAGCACATGACTAAATATAGGCGCGCGGGCCGGTCTGCTCTTTGCCGACTGGGAGAACCTTTTGTACCATTGTCTCCGGGCGTCTCTGTACCACGGCGGCTGTACCGTGGGgccaaaacatgttttctgaTTTAATGTCTGCTGTGGTGTTTGAAGCAGAGTTTTTATCTGTTATTGTTCAGGTCTTTATTGTGCTGATGTGGTGTCAGATGTGGATCAGAGgatgaccccccccccgccccttttTGTATCTCGGCTTCTTTCTCGGTTTCTTTATGCTcttggggagtttttccttaccactgtcacctttgacttgctcactgggggttcGGAcgtctgtaaagctgctttgtgatgacGTCTGTTTATAAAAAccactgtataaataaacttgactttgAAAAATGGTTCTGCCCATGACTGAAGTGCTGTGTGTTAGACTAGATGTTTGATTAGCATGCGTTCACATTTTATGGTTTACAGAGGCGACGCTGTCTGTTGGTTTTTGTTCCTCTGCTGCCAGTGGTGCCATGTTTTGTGCTGTTGCGTTatgaaatatattcaaaatcTCGCTGTTTTCCTCAGCTTCAGTGTTTCAGTCGAGCTTTTGGGTCTGTACGTTGGGTTCTCGTTGAGAATCCAAAGGAAACGGTGAACTCTGGAGTTTCTGCACACCAGCACTTCAATCCAGTTTCCCCCATTTGTGGTCGTGTCGGAGTTCTTCTCTTGCATTTAATTCCCATTCACAGTCGCTTCCACTGCAAATTCCAAATTGCCGTTCCCAAATTCCATTCTCATTCCATATACTCATGTAATTTTCCCCCTATTAGACCCCCACTATTAAAGCGCTGTGTTGGTTTggtttgtgtggttgtttttttttttgtctcaaacCTTATTTCTAATTATCATTACAATCATTACAATTATTGCCTATATTCATCCCCTTGTGATAACACTGTAGACTCAAAACACTTATAGTAATACCCAGCCAGCAAGTGAAATCTCTGCGAATGGAAAACCTCCTATTGACCAAGGAGCTTAAACTTCCTAAATATTCAGAGCTTTCCAGTCGGGAAAGTCCCCCAATCTCTACACCCCCTGCAGATACGATCACAGCCAGCCTTTCTCCCCCCTGCTGGCTGGTCGCGGTACAGCGGGACAACGGCGAGGCAGTCAGCTGACTAACCAACCCTGCTGTCACCCTGTCTTTCAGGATCTGCCCAGCAGCTAATGGGCCAGGAGGAGTTTTATGCCGAGCAGTATGGGCACGCTGCCACCTCCAGAGAACCCTCAGTGCAGCAGTATTACCCTGATGGTAATCACAGACgctccactctcacacacacatacacttatcCGCCTCTCTGGAACAacctccatttctctttctcagccTCAATTCcagacctcttcctctcccccgtCCTCGAGTCTCGTGTGTACGTCTTCCATTTCTCCCCTACCTTTTCTCTGCGAGTGGGCACTCTGTCGCGTACCTTGTGTCCGTTGTCTTCTCTTCGGAGCTGAGCCTGACCTCCCAATCGGCATCCCCGCTTTGGCCTCTGGTCATCGTCAGTCCTTTCGGTGTGCGGAAAATTTCAGCCTTTGCTGTTTATTTGAGCGTTTTCTTTGGAACAGACGGTCGCTTCGGGAGTGTGAGACCACAG harbors:
- the LOC113589303 gene encoding calcium-responsive transactivator isoform X3 translates to MSVAFSSTRPRGKGEVTQQTIQKMLDENHHLIQCIMDYQSKGKTAECTQYQQILHRNLVYLATIADTNQNMQSLLPAPPNPSMSLGPGGLGSSPVGQSLHSQTNLNDSASPGMPPTSLMQTQLSNVPLMHQQGVGAHYASSQTGAPHYPGQQAVGMMGQGNQGNNMMPQRPIGSYRPTQQGSAQQLMGQEEFYAEQYGHAATSREPSVQQYYPDGHGEYSYQHSYGEQGCDRSFEDSSQHYYGGGNTQYSQQQQTQYQHASNQQQQFNQPQYPSQLGYGQSQGYGPAQGAPAQYSQYQQGPGQQYPSFRSTQTAPSAQTTRPYTYEQILCLSWQDSSHLQADNQPSGCRGVFVLLKKPVLQWC
- the LOC113589303 gene encoding calcium-responsive transactivator isoform X1 gives rise to the protein MSVAFSSTRPRGKGEVTQQTIQKMLDENHHLIQCIMDYQSKGKTAECTQYQQILHRNLVYLATIADTNQNMQSLLPAPPNPSMSLGPGGLGSSPVGQSLHSQTNLNDSASPGMPPTSLMQTQLSNGPGQAPTQQQCGPAPGSAPSMSLPSSGPGYNHPVPNSQGTPLQGQGGYPPAAARANLNMQPGQVPLMHQQGVGAHYASSQTGAPHYPGQQAVGMMGQGNQGNNMMPQRPIGSYRPTQQGSAQQLMGQEEFYAEQYGHAATSREPSVQQYYPDGHGEYSYQHSYGEQGCDRSFEDSSQHYYGGGNTQYSQQQQTQYQHASNQQQQFNQPQYPSQLGYGQSQGYGPAQGAPAQYSQYQQGPGQQYPSFRSTQTAPSAQTTRPYTYEQILCLSWQDSSHLQADNQPSGCRGVFVLLKKPVLQWC
- the LOC113589303 gene encoding calcium-responsive transactivator isoform X2, which translates into the protein MSVAFSSTRPRGKGEVTQQTIQKMLDENHHLIQCIMDYQSKGKTAECTQYQQILHRNLVYLATIADTNQNMQSLLPAPPNPSMSLGPGGLGSSPVGQSLHSQTNLNDSASPGMPPTSLMQTQLSNGPGQAPTQQQCGPAPGSAPSMSLPSSGPGYNHPVPNSQGTPLQGQGGYPPAAARANLNMQPGQVPLMHQQGVGAHYASSQTGAPHYPGQQAVGMMGQGNQGNNMMPQRPIGSYRPTQQGSAQQLMGQEEFYAEQYGHAATSREPSVQQYYPDGHGEYSYQHSYGEQGCDRSFEDSSQHYYGGGNTQYSQQQQTQYQHASNQQQQFNQPQYPSQLGYGQSQGYGPAQGAPAQYSQYQQGPGQQYPSFRSTQTAPSAQTTRPYTYEQGQYGTFQQ